DNA from Sulfurimonas xiamenensis:
TCTTAGTGAGTGGTGGACAAACGACGGTTGCAAACCTTTTTTACAATATGAGCAGTAAGACTATCGGACTTGTTGGAAACTGGGATATTGTTGCCTTTGATGAAGTCGCAGGAATAAACTTCAAAGACAAAGACGGTATACAGATTATGAAAGACTACATGGAGAGTGGAAGCTTTGCACGTGGAAAAGAGCAAAAACAAGCAAAAGCTTCATTTGTGTTTGTTGGGAATATCGATGGAAGTATAGAAAACATAGTAAAAACCTCTCATCTACTTTCGCCATTTCCAAAAGAGATGATAGACACAGCATTCTTTGATAGATTTCACAACTATCTCCCAGGATGGGAAGTACCAAAAATGCGACCTGAGTTTTTTACAAATGAGTATGGATTCATCACAGATTTTATGGCTGAGTGGATGAGAGAACTACAAAAATATAATTTCTCCAATGCTATAGATAAATACTTTAAACTGGGACATGACCTTAATCAGCGTGACAGTAAAGCCGTCAAAAAAACAGTCAGTGGACTTTTAAAACTTATGCACCCAGATGGAGAGTACAACAAAGAAGATGTTCGTACATGTTTAGAGTATGCACTGGTTGGTAGAAGACGCATTAAAGAACAGCTCAAAAAAATCGGTGGTATGGAGTTTTATGATGTCAACTTTTCATATATCGACATAGAAGATGATAGTGAAATAAGAGTAGCCGTTCCTGAGAGCGGTGGCAACTCGCTTATACCTGATGGTCAACTTCCAAACGGTTCACTATATACGGTATCATCAAATCCTGATAATGGGCATAAAGGACTATTTAGATTAGACCTACAAGTTATGTCTGGTAATGGTAAACTCGATAGTACAGGCTTTAGCGGTACAGCTATTAAAGAAGAGATAAAAGAAGCAACGAATTACATCCAAGCAAATCTTCATAGAGTATCTATCAATGCAAAGTATAAAGACTTTGATTACCATCTAAAAGCTACTGACCTGAATGGTATTGGCAAATCAAAAGATATTGAACTGGCTATTTTCGTATCGCTATGCAGTGGTGTTCTTGAAAAACCATTACTTTCACAAATGGTCGTTCTTGGGAGCATGAGCATTGGTGGAACCATTATAGGGACTGAGAGTCTTCCTGACGCATTGCAAATCGCAAGTGATAGCGGTGCAAAAAAAATATTATTACCTGCTCTTGACATGGCTCAAATGGTTAAAGTACCACCTGAGCTGATGAGTAAATTTCAGTTAATAATTTACTCTGACCCAATTGACGCTGTTTTTAAAGCTGTTGGGGTTGAGTGATGGAAGTTATCGGAGCTGGAATCATAGCCATCATAGTGGTTTACTTTTTAGCTAAGGCTTTTGTATCACTTTTTTGGTAATTTTAAAAATCTAAGTCTCGATAAAGCACATCGGTTAAATAACATATATAAGCCATATCTTTTATGAGCTTTGTTTCTTTATTATTTACATACATTTTATTTATTATATCATCTACATATACATTATGAGGAAGCCCTTTATTGTAATCAAAATACCTATTCATATCAATTTCAAGTGTTTTTTCCAAAGAAGGCTCTATTTTATCTATATATGTTCGGGCATAGTTATTTCTAAATATAACCATATCCTTATCTTGCCTATAGATATCTTCATCTTCATAATCTACTCTTCCAATTATGTCTCTTGCCAAATACAAAAAAAATCTATACTCAAAGTTTTTAATAGCACGAAATTCACTAAGATTGTTTAACCTGTCACGTATATAGTCTTTGTTATACATCTTATCTAAAAAATATTCTCCAGACTCCAAGTTTGATTGTAAGCTATATGAGTTTCGTAAGTATGCTAAGTATAGATTACTATTATCGTGGTAATCATATATTTTTTTAAAGCTATAATTATTCTCAATAAATTTTCCTTTCATATATTTCGTATACTTGAAATCTCTATCACTATCTTGCTTATCAAGTCTATTTAGTATAAGTAATGTCGGTATTTTTCGTGATGTTACAGACTCTATATACTTTAAAGTTTTGATGGTTTGTAGCATACATTCATATCCATATTCAAACGGAATTACAATCAGCTTAGCTTTTTCAATAAATTTTTTTGTATATTTTGTTTCAACATTAGTACCTATATCAAATATGCCCCGTTTATTACTTGCTGTAATTTTAGCAACTTGAGGGAACTTATACTTATGCTCTTCATCAAGCATATAGCTATTTTTATCGACATAAATTGGAAGATTCAACAATCTACCTAAATTATAAGTAAGCAACGTACAGCCCACACCATGCTTTTTATTCATAACCAAAATCATATTATTAAAAACACCTTAAAATTCATATAAACCCTTGCTAATGCTTTATTTTACTAAAAAATCTGTTAATTAAAACCCTTGTTCTTGGGATATTTATAACTTTGAAGTCAAATTTTTTCTTCTGTCACAATACGGAAAATCTAAACAAAAGGAAAAAAAGATGAGAAACACAAAACGAGTTGTAAAAGTCACGACAAGTGAAATAGAGATTATCACTCGTCACTATACCTATGAAGTGATAGTGGAAGAAGCTATGGCAGATGAGTTCATGGAAAAGATGAGTGAGCTGTGCGGTCATAAAGAGATTTATGAAGTGCTGAACAATCATGTGTGCAAATATATAACTCGCAAAGACGGAAAACAATATCCAAGTGATGAGAATTTTTCATCAAGCATTGATAAAGTTGAACTCCTAAATCAACCTGCTTGGAGCCTTTAGTATAAAGGTTCTTGCTGTTTTCTTTGAGCCTTCATTATGAGGGTTCAACGGAGATTGCAATCTAAATCTGCGGTGCTTTACGAAGCCAAATATTATAAACACAACAAAGGATTATAAATATGCAAAACTTTAACAATTTAATGAGAACCAACGCAAAAATGCTCAGTGATGATGAATATGCGACAAGCTATATACATGATAAAAACTTCCTTGAAGCACATAAAGAAGAAGTTGCTCAATGGTCTAAAAAACAACAAGAATGTTCAATCAAAATTACTATGAAGGAATTTAAACTTTATCCTAAAAATAAAACTATTCTTCTCACACGAGCTATTGAAAAAGCAAAAGAATTATTAACACAAGAGGCTCATGGCGATTTTAATGATGAAGCCTATGTTGCTCTATTTAAGAAACATTTTTATCGTAGGTTAAAAGCATCTAAAATTCATATTAAACAGATGAAAAATTTACCAAAAGGTTTAGAGTCTTATTTAACAATCATCAATATTTTAAGGGATGTCAAAGATGAATACAATGAAATGCTTTTAGATGCAATGCAAACTATAGAGGAGATGCTAAATGAAAACAAATAAATTTGAAGATTTATATGATATTACAAAGAACTGGCAACTTGTTTCTCTATTAGAGCGTACTTATTTTACTGTGGCTCAACACCTATCAAGCAACTATAAAGGTGGGTATTGGGAGAGTGAAAAGCTTGAAAATGGATGGCTATTTTTGCTCGCTAATCATACCGAGTATAAGGTTGATAACGAAATACTAAATAGTAAAACCTTTAGTTGTATCGTCAATAATATTGTCATGACGGAGACAATAAATGCACTTTATGAAATAGGCTTGGAAAATGACTCATTCTTTTTCGAAATTTATGACTTGCTTGGAAATTTAAATAGCTCAATTCATAAGATACTTACAGAAGTAGAACTCACGCAATACTATAAACTGCTTGATTAAGGAAAAAATAATATGAAAATAATCAATTTAGACAGAGCTTCCAAATCTAACTAAGTGGAATGAATATTAACCCACTTTATAAACCCTATCTATTCAAGTGATTCGACTGCTTTGAACAATATGTTCAGACTCACGATTATTTTAATCGCACTTAACATAAGGGGCAATTATGCTACAAAAAAAAATTATTCCAACTAAAAGATTTTTAAAATGTGTGAAAAACACTATAAATGACTTAAAACAGCAGAACTATGAAGGTATCAAATATTTAAGAGAGATTATCAGAACAAAGAATGTAAATTTAATTTCAGCTACCACACTCTATGAGATTTTAGAGCTAAGAAAAGAGTATGCTTATTTAATCGTAAGTGAGCAAGGTAAGCATGACTTTAAAATAGTGGATAAAGAACATGATGACATGGAACTATTTTTAGATACACATTTTATAAACGGTTTAGAAATTCATGGAAACCGTATTACTGGTTATGTATCTTACAAAGAGGTGCTTTAAAATGTATTACTTCAACAACGAACTCAACAAATTCGACATACTAAAAATACCAGAAGAGCAACACCAAAGCATCAAGGGGCTTCCTGTCTCTGAAGTAGGTCTGCTGGTCGCCCCAGGTGCTACGGGCAAAAGTATGTTCGTGCTTAACCTAATTTTAGCCAGTTGCGGATTGACCTATAACCATCTTATTGAAAAACCTGTAAAGACCCTCTATGTAAGTTTAGAGGACAGACTTGAAGATATTCAAAGACGCTTGTATGCCTATAAAAAAGCTCTCAATATTTCTGAAACTACACTACAAGAGACGGAGCTTGATTTTAAAATTATTGAGAACAAATCGACAGAGAGACTTATTGAAAAAGGTGTGAACCAAAAAGATAACAAGTTCTTCCAAGAGCTAAACTCCATTATTTCCGATGGTAAGTATGAACTGGTAATAATTGATACGCTCATCAAGTCATATACGGGCTTTGAAGAGAACAACAACGCTGATATGGCGATGGTACTCTCGCACTTCAATAATATGGCTATAGACAATCAATGCTCGGTCTTACTACTGCATCATACCAACAAAGGTGCTATCGGACAAAACGCTGATATAAACCAATCCATAAGCAGAGGTGCATCAAGTTTGGTCGATAACTCAAGGTTCGTACTCTCACTCT
Protein-coding regions in this window:
- a CDS encoding AAA family ATPase; the protein is MYYFNNELNKFDILKIPEEQHQSIKGLPVSEVGLLVAPGATGKSMFVLNLILASCGLTYNHLIEKPVKTLYVSLEDRLEDIQRRLYAYKKALNISETTLQETELDFKIIENKSTERLIEKGVNQKDNKFFQELNSIISDGKYELVIIDTLIKSYTGFEENNNADMAMVLSHFNNMAIDNQCSVLLLHHTNKGAIGQNADINQSISRGASSLVDNSRFVLSLSKNEYDTGIICQSIKTNFSAPTRCEYMRAYKGALICEESEHELVA
- the brxL gene encoding protease Lon-related BREX system protein BrxL, yielding MDLNSKLNNEFIGKVVRKDLTKSIKDGANVPIYVLEYLLGMYCATDNEEQILEGVAKVKDILAKNYVRPDEKEVVKSRIKEKGRYKVIDKVSVKLNEKDDVYEAEFSNLGINKIVINEDYVKQYQKLLAGGIWVIVTLEYYYDENAKGASPFHIQDLKPIQMPNMDMEEFLSQRKKFDNEEWMDVVIRSTGMEPTNFDTKAKWHLLARMVPFVENNYNMCELGPRGTGKSFVYKEISPNSILVSGGQTTVANLFYNMSSKTIGLVGNWDIVAFDEVAGINFKDKDGIQIMKDYMESGSFARGKEQKQAKASFVFVGNIDGSIENIVKTSHLLSPFPKEMIDTAFFDRFHNYLPGWEVPKMRPEFFTNEYGFITDFMAEWMRELQKYNFSNAIDKYFKLGHDLNQRDSKAVKKTVSGLLKLMHPDGEYNKEDVRTCLEYALVGRRRIKEQLKKIGGMEFYDVNFSYIDIEDDSEIRVAVPESGGNSLIPDGQLPNGSLYTVSSNPDNGHKGLFRLDLQVMSGNGKLDSTGFSGTAIKEEIKEATNYIQANLHRVSINAKYKDFDYHLKATDLNGIGKSKDIELAIFVSLCSGVLEKPLLSQMVVLGSMSIGGTIIGTESLPDALQIASDSGAKKILLPALDMAQMVKVPPELMSKFQLIIYSDPIDAVFKAVGVE